The following are encoded together in the Flavobacterium sp. TR2 genome:
- a CDS encoding SdpI family protein, translated as MLFFRPNYFVGIKTPRTLENQEVWKTTHLFAGKLWFIAGLIIILGGLIFDSAIFAKVFLAIVFTIAIVPIAYSYLKFRILKKKEQL; from the coding sequence CTGCTTTTTTTTAGACCCAATTATTTTGTCGGAATTAAGACACCGCGGACTTTAGAAAATCAAGAAGTCTGGAAAACGACACACCTATTTGCTGGCAAACTTTGGTTTATTGCCGGGCTGATCATTATTTTGGGAGGCTTAATTTTTGACAGTGCTATTTTCGCTAAAGTGTTTTTGGCCATTGTTTTTACTATAGCCATTGTGCCTATTGCTTACTCTTATCTGAAATTTAGGATTCTGAAAAAGAAAGAACAACTGTAA